Proteins from a genomic interval of Toxoplasma gondii ME49 chromosome Ia, whole genome shotgun sequence:
- the SRS10 gene encoding SAG-related sequence SRS10 (encoded by transcript TGME49_295600~Gene product name based on ToxoDB Community Expert Annotation.), with amino-acid sequence MVSQTIRNTIVCANGANSNACRQQVTLSPTQNSLILICGKDSATLPTKYQKNFCPTGTEAEASCAETYQSIIPQYEESWWTESTSARGTYKLEIPTDKFLEEGQKIVIGSKDLQSPGQTHRDAGDAASGKSICIVDVTIPANTSGTPDVIIPSPLRMTVSAVVVLGVAFLFLN; translated from the coding sequence ATGGTGTCACAGACAATCAGAAACACCATCGTATGTGCTAACGGAGCTAACAGCAACGCCTGTCGACAGCAAGTGACCCTGTCGCCCACACAAAACAGCCTGATTCTCATTTGTGGCAAGGACAGCGCCACCCTGCCTACAAAATACCAAAAGAACTTCTGTCCCACAGGCACAGAGGCTGAAGCATCTTGTGCAGAGACCTATCAAAGCATCATTCCGCAGTATGAAGAGAGCTGGTGGACGGAGTCGACGTCAGCAAGGGGCACGTACAAGTTGGAGATTCCTACAGACAAGTTCCTTGAGGAGGGACAGAAGATCGTCATCGGATCCAAAGACTTACAGTCTCCTGGACAAACTCATCGGGATGCAGGGGACGCGGCCTCCGGGAAAAGCATCTGCATTGTGGACGTGACAATCCCGGCCAACACAAGTGGAACTCCAGATGTGATCATCCCTTCTCCACTGCGCATGACAGTTTCTGCTGTTGTGGTTTTGggtgtcgcctttctcttcctgaaTTAG